The following are from one region of the Actinopolyspora halophila DSM 43834 genome:
- a CDS encoding YbaB/EbfC family nucleoid-associated protein, whose translation MTEDFGRDVGAAERMVREWQERASEKAERFGRMQAEIEDISVTESSSDGAVRVTLGSNGILRDLSLSDHAANRSMSKLAAEIMRAVRSAQSRIPELMRQAAADTVGTEDPAVQHVLSQARENFPEPPESEESGEPRTSGTGVREMNLGPEDDDGAATAPERSARSRRRPDDSDEDEDFEDRSFLR comes from the coding sequence TTGACCGAGGACTTCGGTAGGGACGTCGGGGCCGCGGAGCGGATGGTCCGTGAATGGCAGGAACGCGCGAGCGAGAAGGCCGAGAGATTCGGTCGGATGCAGGCGGAGATCGAGGACATCTCGGTGACCGAGTCGTCGAGTGACGGAGCGGTCCGGGTGACCCTCGGCTCGAACGGGATCCTGCGGGACCTGAGCCTGTCCGACCACGCGGCCAACCGGTCGATGTCGAAGCTGGCCGCCGAGATCATGCGTGCGGTGCGGTCCGCGCAGTCGCGGATTCCGGAGCTGATGCGACAGGCCGCTGCTGACACGGTCGGTACCGAGGACCCGGCTGTGCAGCACGTCCTGAGTCAGGCCCGCGAGAACTTCCCGGAACCGCCGGAATCCGAGGAGTCCGGCGAGCCGCGGACCTCCGGGACCGGTGTGCGGGAGATGAACCTGGGGCCCGAGGACGACGACGGGGCCGCGACGGCTCCGGAACGCTCCGCGCGGTCGCGCCGGCGGCCGGACGATTCCGACGAGGACGAAGACTTCGAGGACCGGTCCTTCCTGCGTTGA
- a CDS encoding ESX-1 secretion-associated protein, with the protein MSDRVNVTPDELREHASGVDEVIDRLDTAVEAAQQVSLDNDAYGILCRPFAWMLDPVEQHGIDTLKQAVEGMRDTAENVRGAAEDYESVDQENSDMLGEIRI; encoded by the coding sequence ATGTCCGACCGAGTGAACGTCACCCCCGACGAACTGCGCGAGCACGCGTCCGGAGTGGACGAAGTGATCGACCGGCTGGACACCGCGGTGGAAGCCGCGCAGCAGGTGTCGCTGGACAACGACGCCTACGGGATCCTGTGCCGACCTTTCGCGTGGATGTTGGATCCGGTGGAGCAGCACGGGATCGACACCCTGAAACAGGCGGTCGAGGGGATGCGGGACACCGCCGAGAACGTCCGGGGGGCCGCTGAGGACTACGAGTCCGTGGACCAGGAAAACAGCGACATGCTCGGTGAGATCCGGATATGA